A region from the Equus asinus isolate D_3611 breed Donkey chromosome 3, EquAss-T2T_v2, whole genome shotgun sequence genome encodes:
- the APELA gene encoding apelin receptor early endogenous ligand → MRFQQFFYVFLIFMMSLLINGQRPANLAMRRKLHRHNCLQRRCMPLHSRVPFP, encoded by the exons ATGAGATTTCAACAATTCTTTtacgtatttttaatttttatgatgagCCTTCTTATCAACGGTCAGAGACCAG CTAATTTGGCAATGAGAAGAAAATTGCACAGACACAACTGCCTTCAGAGGAGATGTATGCCTCTCCACTCACGAGTGCCCTTCCCCTGA